A stretch of Aphelocoma coerulescens isolate FSJ_1873_10779 chromosome 1A, UR_Acoe_1.0, whole genome shotgun sequence DNA encodes these proteins:
- the LOC138104801 gene encoding zinc finger CCHC domain-containing protein 10-like, whose protein sequence is MRKPGLLRRKMRRCGRMETAATKGCGRHRSRSKSVTSSSSSSSDSSASDSSSGSQDSSTSSEDSDSEDSSSPSSSSSSSDFDSHPSSSSSSSSDSSSEDEPPKKKK, encoded by the exons atgaggaagccaggcctgctgaggaggaagatgaggaggtgtGGGAGGATGGAGACAGCGGCCACCAAAGGCTGCGGAAGGCACAGATCCAG GTCCAAAAGTGTGAccagttccagcagcagcagcagcgacaGCTCAGCCAGCGACTCCTCCTCTGGCAGCCAGGACTCCTCTACCTCCTCCGAGGACAGTGACAGTGAGGAcagctcctccccctcctccagcagctcttcctCCGACTTCGACTCGCATCcgagctcctccagcagcagcagcagcgacaGCAGCTCTGAGGATGAGCCcccaaagaagaagaaatag